The Salvelinus alpinus chromosome 28, SLU_Salpinus.1, whole genome shotgun sequence genome includes a window with the following:
- the LOC139557011 gene encoding polyhomeotic-like protein 2 isoform X8, whose product MSGGAQVSLAGQLRGPTQGPQGAQLGSLEAPSEGGQKGEGHLVTVSRSVMAVSSHPLISPGPFEFYFHITRPAQGYLSDLSKRRLYAYAQIQTHQFLQQQKQQQFVFQQQRHQTQHLSLRGQAPVLHTASIHSHTQAQMLQALAIQPQPKEGPVPVLPKPFVSANVPSLQATIFHSTVSPQILTHNRPTPVVTQTQAAPLPNTKLVQMAAVDLQIQPTALTSASQLVQDSAGKELPTSEVVTDNSSTPLIQQPTAPPILEVITIEQCPSDPSKLTTPTGAGKGDAEGLNAQPGAGSLPVMTSGNGNNAPMVTGSTPQNGESKLPQAIVKPQILTHFIEGFVIQEGAEPFPVERPLSLLIENLKKHKQQTHSDSEKTTTSSNSTTDSEMEDLSQQELKQQEEPTLTCELCGRVDFAYNFKRSKRFCSTVCAKRYNVGCTKRMGLFPNRQTTMEKLKKQRTSNGNHQNSSSETKIQTPTTGQQPGGGSVTSSHPSHPGHREFSHCLDMSSYEGPPSPPLSAASSSAPRSQVGRGAEHTEGCGQELPLSQHFQPSDPAKWNVEEVYEFICSLPGCLEIAKEFRSQEIDGQSLLLLKEDHLMGTMNIKLGPALKLFAEISMLRDS is encoded by the exons ATGTCTGGAGGGGCCCAAGTCTCCCTGGCTGGCCAGCTCAGGGGTCCAACCCAGGGGCCACAGGGAGCACAACTGGGGTCCCTGGAGGCCCCATCAGAGGGGGGGCAGAAAGGTGAGGGCCACTTGGTGACCGTGAGCCGCAGTGTGATGGCCGTCAGCAGTCACCCCCTCATCAGCCCAG GTCCTTTTGAGTTCTATTTCCACATCACCAGGCCGGCACAGGGCTATCTGTCAGACCTATCCAAGAGAAGGCTTTATG CGTACGCACAAATCCAGACGCACCAGTTTCTGCAGCAGCAAAAACAGCAGCAGTTTGTGTTCCAGCAGCAGCGACACCAGACCCAGCATCTTTCTCTGAGGGGCCAGGCCCCAGTGCTACACACAGCCTCCATCCACAGTCacactcaggcccagatgctacaGGCCCTGGCTATCCAGCCCCAGCCTAAGGAGGGCCCTGTACCTGTGCTGCCCAAACCATTTGTCTCTGCCAATGTTCCTAGCCTGCAGGCCACCATCTTCCACTCCACTGTCAGTCCCCAGATTCTTACCCACAACAGGCCAACCCCTGTGGTCACCCAGACCCAGGCTGCTCCGCTGCCCAACACCAAGCTAGTGCAGATGGCTGCAGTCGACCTCCAGATCCAGCCAACTGCTCTTACATCAGCCTCTCAGCTGGTTCAGGATAGTGCTGGCAAGGAGCTGCCCACGTCTGAGGTAGTCACGGACAACAGCTCcactcccctcatacagcagccAACAGCCCCTCCTATTCTTGAGGTCATCACTATTGAGCAATGCCCATCGGATCCCAGCAAACTCACCACACCCACTGGAG CAGGTAAGGGAGATGCTGAGGGGCTGAATGCGCAACCAGGTGCAGGCTCACTTCCAGTCATGACCTCAGGGAATGGGAACAATGCGCCCATGGTGACAGGCAGTACCCCACAGAATGGCGAGAGCAAACTGCCTCAAGCCATAGTGAAACCCCAGATCCTCACCCACTTTATTGAGGGATTTGTGATCCAGGAGGGAGCAGAGCCTTTCCCT GTGGAACGTCCGTTGTCGTTGCTGATCGAGAACCTGAAGAAACACAAACAGCAGACACACTCTGACTCAGAGAAGACCACTACCTCCTCCAACAGCACCACTGACTCTGAGATGGAGGACCTATCACAGCAAG AGCTGAAGCAGCAAGAGGAGCCCACCCTGACGTGTGAGCTGTGTGGCAGAGTGGACTTTGCCTACAACTTCAAGAGATCCAAGAGGTTCTGCTCCACAGTGTGTGCCAAACG GTACAATGTGGGGTGTACAAAGCGAATGGGCCTCTTTCCAAATCGACAAACCACAATGGAGAAACTGAAGAAGCAGAGAACATCCAATGGGAACCACCAGAACTCAAGCTCCGAGACCAAAATACAG ACACCCACTACTGGGCAACAACCTGGGGGTGGATCGGTGACGTCCAGCCACCCCTCTcaccctggtcacagggagttcagCCATTGTTTAGACATGTCCAGCTACGAGGGTCCCCCTTCGCCCCCACTGTCTGCTGCCAGCTCTAGTGCTCCCAGGTCCCAGGTGGGCAGAGGGGCCGAGCACACGGAGGGCTGTGGACAAGAGCTGCCCCTCTCCCAGCACTTCCAGCCCAGCGACCCGGCCAAGTGGAACGTGGAGGAGGTCTACGAGTTCATCTGCTCCCTGCCAG GTTGCCTGGAGATAGCCAAGGAGTTCCGCTCGCAGGAGATCGACGGCCAGTCTTTGCTGCTGCTGAAAGAGGACCACCTCATGGGCACCATGAACATCAAACTGGGGCCTGCGCTCAAGCTCTTTGCTGAGATCAGTATGCTGAGAGACTCGTAA
- the LOC139557011 gene encoding polyhomeotic-like protein 2 isoform X9 has protein sequence MSGGAQVSLAGQLRGPTQGPQGAQLGSLEAPSEGGQKGEGHLVTVSRSVMAVSSHPLISPAYAQIQTHQFLQQQKQQQFVFQQQRHQTQHLSLRGQAPVLHTASIHSHTQAQMLQALAIQPQPKEGPVPVLPKPFVSANVPSLQATIFHSTVSPQILTHNRPTPVVTQTQAAPLPNTKLVQMAAVDLQIQPTALTSASQLVQDSAGKELPTSEVVTDNSSTPLIQQPTAPPILEVITIEQCPSDPSKLTTPTGAGKGDAEGLNAQPGAGSLPVMTSGNGNNAPMVTGSTPQNGESKLPQAIVKPQILTHFIEGFVIQEGAEPFPVERPLSLLIENLKKHKQQTHSDSEKTTTSSNSTTDSEMEDLSQQELKQQEEPTLTCELCGRVDFAYNFKRSKRFCSTVCAKRYNVGCTKRMGLFPNRQTTMEKLKKQRTSNGNHQNSSSETKIQTPTTGQQPGGGSVTSSHPSHPGHREFSHCLDMSSYEGPPSPPLSAASSSAPRSQVGRGAEHTEGCGQELPLSQHFQPSDPAKWNVEEVYEFICSLPGCLEIAKEFRSQEIDGQSLLLLKEDHLMGTMNIKLGPALKLFAEISMLRDS, from the exons ATGTCTGGAGGGGCCCAAGTCTCCCTGGCTGGCCAGCTCAGGGGTCCAACCCAGGGGCCACAGGGAGCACAACTGGGGTCCCTGGAGGCCCCATCAGAGGGGGGGCAGAAAGGTGAGGGCCACTTGGTGACCGTGAGCCGCAGTGTGATGGCCGTCAGCAGTCACCCCCTCATCAGCCCAG CGTACGCACAAATCCAGACGCACCAGTTTCTGCAGCAGCAAAAACAGCAGCAGTTTGTGTTCCAGCAGCAGCGACACCAGACCCAGCATCTTTCTCTGAGGGGCCAGGCCCCAGTGCTACACACAGCCTCCATCCACAGTCacactcaggcccagatgctacaGGCCCTGGCTATCCAGCCCCAGCCTAAGGAGGGCCCTGTACCTGTGCTGCCCAAACCATTTGTCTCTGCCAATGTTCCTAGCCTGCAGGCCACCATCTTCCACTCCACTGTCAGTCCCCAGATTCTTACCCACAACAGGCCAACCCCTGTGGTCACCCAGACCCAGGCTGCTCCGCTGCCCAACACCAAGCTAGTGCAGATGGCTGCAGTCGACCTCCAGATCCAGCCAACTGCTCTTACATCAGCCTCTCAGCTGGTTCAGGATAGTGCTGGCAAGGAGCTGCCCACGTCTGAGGTAGTCACGGACAACAGCTCcactcccctcatacagcagccAACAGCCCCTCCTATTCTTGAGGTCATCACTATTGAGCAATGCCCATCGGATCCCAGCAAACTCACCACACCCACTGGAG CAGGTAAGGGAGATGCTGAGGGGCTGAATGCGCAACCAGGTGCAGGCTCACTTCCAGTCATGACCTCAGGGAATGGGAACAATGCGCCCATGGTGACAGGCAGTACCCCACAGAATGGCGAGAGCAAACTGCCTCAAGCCATAGTGAAACCCCAGATCCTCACCCACTTTATTGAGGGATTTGTGATCCAGGAGGGAGCAGAGCCTTTCCCT GTGGAACGTCCGTTGTCGTTGCTGATCGAGAACCTGAAGAAACACAAACAGCAGACACACTCTGACTCAGAGAAGACCACTACCTCCTCCAACAGCACCACTGACTCTGAGATGGAGGACCTATCACAGCAAG AGCTGAAGCAGCAAGAGGAGCCCACCCTGACGTGTGAGCTGTGTGGCAGAGTGGACTTTGCCTACAACTTCAAGAGATCCAAGAGGTTCTGCTCCACAGTGTGTGCCAAACG GTACAATGTGGGGTGTACAAAGCGAATGGGCCTCTTTCCAAATCGACAAACCACAATGGAGAAACTGAAGAAGCAGAGAACATCCAATGGGAACCACCAGAACTCAAGCTCCGAGACCAAAATACAG ACACCCACTACTGGGCAACAACCTGGGGGTGGATCGGTGACGTCCAGCCACCCCTCTcaccctggtcacagggagttcagCCATTGTTTAGACATGTCCAGCTACGAGGGTCCCCCTTCGCCCCCACTGTCTGCTGCCAGCTCTAGTGCTCCCAGGTCCCAGGTGGGCAGAGGGGCCGAGCACACGGAGGGCTGTGGACAAGAGCTGCCCCTCTCCCAGCACTTCCAGCCCAGCGACCCGGCCAAGTGGAACGTGGAGGAGGTCTACGAGTTCATCTGCTCCCTGCCAG GTTGCCTGGAGATAGCCAAGGAGTTCCGCTCGCAGGAGATCGACGGCCAGTCTTTGCTGCTGCTGAAAGAGGACCACCTCATGGGCACCATGAACATCAAACTGGGGCCTGCGCTCAAGCTCTTTGCTGAGATCAGTATGCTGAGAGACTCGTAA
- the LOC139557011 gene encoding polyhomeotic-like protein 2 isoform X10: MTSGNGNNAPMVTGSTPQNGESKLPQAIVKPQILTHFIEGFVIQEGAEPFPVERPLSLLIENLKKHKQQTHSDSEKTTTSSNSTTDSEMEDLSQQELKQQEEPTLTCELCGRVDFAYNFKRSKRFCSTVCAKRYNVGCTKRMGLFPNRQTTMEKLKKQRTSNGNHQNSSSETKIQTPTTGQQPGGGSVTSSHPSHPGHREFSHCLDMSSYEGPPSPPLSAASSSAPRSQVGRGAEHTEGCGQELPLSQHFQPSDPAKWNVEEVYEFICSLPGCLEIAKEFRSQEIDGQSLLLLKEDHLMGTMNIKLGPALKLFAEISMLRDS, translated from the exons ATGACCTCAGGGAATGGGAACAATGCGCCCATGGTGACAGGCAGTACCCCACAGAATGGCGAGAGCAAACTGCCTCAAGCCATAGTGAAACCCCAGATCCTCACCCACTTTATTGAGGGATTTGTGATCCAGGAGGGAGCAGAGCCTTTCCCT GTGGAACGTCCGTTGTCGTTGCTGATCGAGAACCTGAAGAAACACAAACAGCAGACACACTCTGACTCAGAGAAGACCACTACCTCCTCCAACAGCACCACTGACTCTGAGATGGAGGACCTATCACAGCAAG AGCTGAAGCAGCAAGAGGAGCCCACCCTGACGTGTGAGCTGTGTGGCAGAGTGGACTTTGCCTACAACTTCAAGAGATCCAAGAGGTTCTGCTCCACAGTGTGTGCCAAACG GTACAATGTGGGGTGTACAAAGCGAATGGGCCTCTTTCCAAATCGACAAACCACAATGGAGAAACTGAAGAAGCAGAGAACATCCAATGGGAACCACCAGAACTCAAGCTCCGAGACCAAAATACAG ACACCCACTACTGGGCAACAACCTGGGGGTGGATCGGTGACGTCCAGCCACCCCTCTcaccctggtcacagggagttcagCCATTGTTTAGACATGTCCAGCTACGAGGGTCCCCCTTCGCCCCCACTGTCTGCTGCCAGCTCTAGTGCTCCCAGGTCCCAGGTGGGCAGAGGGGCCGAGCACACGGAGGGCTGTGGACAAGAGCTGCCCCTCTCCCAGCACTTCCAGCCCAGCGACCCGGCCAAGTGGAACGTGGAGGAGGTCTACGAGTTCATCTGCTCCCTGCCAG GTTGCCTGGAGATAGCCAAGGAGTTCCGCTCGCAGGAGATCGACGGCCAGTCTTTGCTGCTGCTGAAAGAGGACCACCTCATGGGCACCATGAACATCAAACTGGGGCCTGCGCTCAAGCTCTTTGCTGAGATCAGTATGCTGAGAGACTCGTAA
- the LOC139558029 gene encoding putative beta-lactamase-like 1 isoform X2, giving the protein MKVKWTKLGMVVFLLISLVMTGCFIWQYRMPKLIIDNVVNIEVKEEKMCPRFPEPVLLEHPIPALKEALEKIDVVLRLSIHDTTLPALSAIVVFNDSVLWNGNFGRRNGSDPSSPPPNEYTVYRIASLSKIFPTLMLYKLWEEGKVASLDDPFEKYAANFTIKNPLGKRREVVDVKAGSDRDTQPRSPSVTLRRMAGQLSGLPRRLRATNLLWGGDTEAAIDLLQDDVLVADPGTKCHYSNVAFSLLANVLAENFAKSDYESWVSDNILEQLGMEDTGFDITPAIQSQMAVGVYSSGQSAPLYDLGWYRPAGQMYSTAADMAKLAMVLLGAYSRPLLQHDTLKTLLTPLFRCHQGYFANYTGTPWEVNEQLGYEVVRKDGDLDGYATTFSLVPRLKLGLVVLMAGVRPPTMDGDLVTQAYSHLIPAMESAFRNAQRKLSPPPDPTPYVGLFTYQNMTFYEIKASLGGVLVMQQFGPQVDTMILAKYRTIRLDFLQERVFRVVFEGEYPCKLKVNSMSVSLETQDRQLFNFYYFNKKGVSPGFDSPGLNTYKVLRIARRPIFNS; this is encoded by the exons ATGAAGGTGAAATGGACCAAGTTAGGCATGGTGGTCTTTTTGCTAATATCCTTGGTCATGACGGGATGCTTTATTTGGCAGTACAGGATGCCAAAATTAATAATAG ACAATGTTGTGAACATTGAGGTGAAGGAGGAAAAGATGTGCCCTCGTTTCCCTGAGCCAGTACTCCTGGAACATCCCATCCCTGCACTTAAGGAAGCATTAGAAAAG ATAGATGTTGTCCTAAGGTTAAGTATTCATGACACTACACTACCAGCTCTGTCTGCCATCGTTGTCTTCAACGATTCTGTGTTGTGGAACGGAAACTTTGGCAGAAGGAACGGGAGTGATCCCTCCTCGCCTCCACCCAATGAATACACAGTGTACAG AATTGCTAGTCTCTCAAAGATCTTCCCAACACTGATGCTGTACAAGCTATGGGAGGAGGGGAAGGTGGCCTCCTTGGATGACCCTTTTGAGAAGTATGCAGCAAACTTCACCATCAAGAACCCGCTGGGGAAGCGGCGGGAAGTTGTGGATGTCAAGGCTGGTTCTGACAGAGATACCCAGCCACGCTCTCCCTCTGTCACCCTGCGCAGGATGGCCGGTCAGCTCTCTG GGTTACCCAGGCGGCTTCGGGCAACAAATCTACTCTGGGGTGGTGACACAGAGGCTGCTATAGATCTATTACAGGATGATGTCCTAGTGGCAGACCCAGGCACCAA ATGTCACTACAGCAATGTGGCCTTCTCTTTATTGGCTAATGTCTTGGCCGAGAACTTTGCGAAATCCGACTACGAGAGCTGGGTGTCCGACAACATCCTGGAGCAGCTGGGGATGGAGGACACAGGCTTTGATATAACCCCAGCCATTCAGAGCCAGATGGCGGTGGGCGTGTACAGCAGCGGCCAATCGGCACCCCTCTACGACCTGGGCTGGTATCGGCCCGCTGGCCAGATGTACTCCACGGCGGCCGACATGGCCAAACTGGCCATGGTGCTTCTGGGGGCCTACAGCCGGCCCCTCCTCCAACATGACACCCTGAAGACCCTGCTGACCCCTCTGTTTCGCTGCCACCAGGGCTACTTCGCCAACTACACCGGCACGCCCTGGGAGGTCAACGAGCAGCTGGGCTACGAGGTGGTTCGTAAGGACGGAGACCTGGACGGCTACGCCACCACCTTCTCCCTGGTTCCCCGACTGAAGCTGGGCCTGGTGGTGCTGATGGCCGGGGTGAGGCCGCCAACAATGGACGGGGATCTGGTCACCCAGGCCTACAGCCACCTCATCCCAGCCATGGAGAGCGCTTTCAGGAATGCACAGCGCAAGCTCTCGCCGCCGCCCGACCCCACGCCCTATGTGGGCCTCTTCACCTACCAGAACATGACCTTCTATGAGATAAAGGCGAGTTTGGGCGGGGTGCTGGtcatgcagcagtttgggccccAGGTGGACACCATGATACTGGCCAAGTACAGGACTATCAGGCTGGACTTCCTGCAGGAGAGGGTGTTCAGGGTGGTGTTTGAGGGGGAGTACCCCTGCAAACTTAAGGTCAACAGCATGTCAGTGTCTCTGGAGACCCAGGACAGGCAACTCTTTAACTTCTATTATTTCAACAAGAAGGGCGTGTCGCCTGGATTCGACTCTCCTGGGCTCAACACTTACAAAGTGCTCCGGATAGCTCGACGGCCAATCTTCAACAGTTAA
- the LOC139558029 gene encoding putative beta-lactamase-like 1 isoform X1, translating into MKVKWTKLGMVVFLLISLVMTGCFIWQYRMPKLIIGKNNVVNIEVKEEKMCPRFPEPVLLEHPIPALKEALEKIDVVLRLSIHDTTLPALSAIVVFNDSVLWNGNFGRRNGSDPSSPPPNEYTVYRIASLSKIFPTLMLYKLWEEGKVASLDDPFEKYAANFTIKNPLGKRREVVDVKAGSDRDTQPRSPSVTLRRMAGQLSGLPRRLRATNLLWGGDTEAAIDLLQDDVLVADPGTKCHYSNVAFSLLANVLAENFAKSDYESWVSDNILEQLGMEDTGFDITPAIQSQMAVGVYSSGQSAPLYDLGWYRPAGQMYSTAADMAKLAMVLLGAYSRPLLQHDTLKTLLTPLFRCHQGYFANYTGTPWEVNEQLGYEVVRKDGDLDGYATTFSLVPRLKLGLVVLMAGVRPPTMDGDLVTQAYSHLIPAMESAFRNAQRKLSPPPDPTPYVGLFTYQNMTFYEIKASLGGVLVMQQFGPQVDTMILAKYRTIRLDFLQERVFRVVFEGEYPCKLKVNSMSVSLETQDRQLFNFYYFNKKGVSPGFDSPGLNTYKVLRIARRPIFNS; encoded by the exons ATGAAGGTGAAATGGACCAAGTTAGGCATGGTGGTCTTTTTGCTAATATCCTTGGTCATGACGGGATGCTTTATTTGGCAGTACAGGATGCCAAAATTAATAATAGGTAAGA ACAATGTTGTGAACATTGAGGTGAAGGAGGAAAAGATGTGCCCTCGTTTCCCTGAGCCAGTACTCCTGGAACATCCCATCCCTGCACTTAAGGAAGCATTAGAAAAG ATAGATGTTGTCCTAAGGTTAAGTATTCATGACACTACACTACCAGCTCTGTCTGCCATCGTTGTCTTCAACGATTCTGTGTTGTGGAACGGAAACTTTGGCAGAAGGAACGGGAGTGATCCCTCCTCGCCTCCACCCAATGAATACACAGTGTACAG AATTGCTAGTCTCTCAAAGATCTTCCCAACACTGATGCTGTACAAGCTATGGGAGGAGGGGAAGGTGGCCTCCTTGGATGACCCTTTTGAGAAGTATGCAGCAAACTTCACCATCAAGAACCCGCTGGGGAAGCGGCGGGAAGTTGTGGATGTCAAGGCTGGTTCTGACAGAGATACCCAGCCACGCTCTCCCTCTGTCACCCTGCGCAGGATGGCCGGTCAGCTCTCTG GGTTACCCAGGCGGCTTCGGGCAACAAATCTACTCTGGGGTGGTGACACAGAGGCTGCTATAGATCTATTACAGGATGATGTCCTAGTGGCAGACCCAGGCACCAA ATGTCACTACAGCAATGTGGCCTTCTCTTTATTGGCTAATGTCTTGGCCGAGAACTTTGCGAAATCCGACTACGAGAGCTGGGTGTCCGACAACATCCTGGAGCAGCTGGGGATGGAGGACACAGGCTTTGATATAACCCCAGCCATTCAGAGCCAGATGGCGGTGGGCGTGTACAGCAGCGGCCAATCGGCACCCCTCTACGACCTGGGCTGGTATCGGCCCGCTGGCCAGATGTACTCCACGGCGGCCGACATGGCCAAACTGGCCATGGTGCTTCTGGGGGCCTACAGCCGGCCCCTCCTCCAACATGACACCCTGAAGACCCTGCTGACCCCTCTGTTTCGCTGCCACCAGGGCTACTTCGCCAACTACACCGGCACGCCCTGGGAGGTCAACGAGCAGCTGGGCTACGAGGTGGTTCGTAAGGACGGAGACCTGGACGGCTACGCCACCACCTTCTCCCTGGTTCCCCGACTGAAGCTGGGCCTGGTGGTGCTGATGGCCGGGGTGAGGCCGCCAACAATGGACGGGGATCTGGTCACCCAGGCCTACAGCCACCTCATCCCAGCCATGGAGAGCGCTTTCAGGAATGCACAGCGCAAGCTCTCGCCGCCGCCCGACCCCACGCCCTATGTGGGCCTCTTCACCTACCAGAACATGACCTTCTATGAGATAAAGGCGAGTTTGGGCGGGGTGCTGGtcatgcagcagtttgggccccAGGTGGACACCATGATACTGGCCAAGTACAGGACTATCAGGCTGGACTTCCTGCAGGAGAGGGTGTTCAGGGTGGTGTTTGAGGGGGAGTACCCCTGCAAACTTAAGGTCAACAGCATGTCAGTGTCTCTGGAGACCCAGGACAGGCAACTCTTTAACTTCTATTATTTCAACAAGAAGGGCGTGTCGCCTGGATTCGACTCTCCTGGGCTCAACACTTACAAAGTGCTCCGGATAGCTCGACGGCCAATCTTCAACAGTTAA